Proteins from a single region of Sinorhizobium alkalisoli:
- a CDS encoding AMP-binding protein — protein sequence MLPRIENYEDLYSEFRWRIPQRFNIGVAVSDAWAARDPGRVCLEHFSPGDAHQSLTYADLAGRSSAFAAGLAARGIRPGDRVAILLPQGFEAAIAHAAIYKLGAIALPLALLFGVEALAYRLRDAAAAAIVTNHFGYERVAAIRDELPELRLVVLAEAEEMPGTARFDHLIAGEGRFAAADTTPDDPALMIYTSGTTGPPKGALHGHRVLLGHLPGFQFHHHFLPKPGDRMWTPADWAWAGGLLNALLPSLFFGVPVVSSPAQKFDPHMAFRIMQDMDVRNAFIPPTALRLLRSVERPRERYRLSLRTIGSAGEALGRETYEWAKAALGIEVSEFYGQTECNIVISSAADLNVLKPGSMGKAVPGHEVAIIDRKGSVLPPGTVGQVAIKRPDPVMFLGYWKNGKATEAKFIGDWMTTGDQGVMDDEGYFTFFGRDDDVITSSGYRIGPGEIEDCLVGHPHIQMAAAVGSPDPVRTEIVKAYVVLKPGVAADEGTAADIRDWVKNRLSMHEYPREIEFVDSLPLTTSGKVIRRLLRERAVPEAVRNR from the coding sequence ATGTTACCGAGGATCGAAAACTACGAGGATCTCTATAGCGAGTTCCGCTGGCGGATTCCGCAGAGGTTCAATATCGGCGTTGCCGTCAGCGATGCCTGGGCGGCGCGGGATCCGGGGCGCGTCTGCCTTGAGCATTTCAGTCCGGGTGATGCGCATCAATCACTGACCTATGCCGACCTTGCGGGCCGTTCCTCGGCCTTTGCCGCAGGTCTCGCGGCGCGCGGCATCAGGCCGGGCGATCGCGTCGCGATCCTGCTGCCGCAGGGCTTCGAGGCGGCGATCGCCCATGCGGCAATCTACAAGCTCGGCGCGATCGCCCTGCCGCTGGCGTTGCTCTTCGGCGTCGAGGCTCTTGCCTATCGCCTGCGCGACGCGGCGGCGGCGGCGATCGTCACGAACCACTTCGGCTATGAACGCGTGGCGGCGATCAGGGACGAGTTGCCGGAGCTGCGGCTGGTCGTGCTTGCGGAAGCGGAGGAAATGCCGGGCACTGCCCGTTTCGACCATCTTATCGCGGGCGAAGGCCGTTTTGCTGCGGCGGACACGACGCCGGACGACCCGGCACTGATGATCTACACGTCCGGGACGACGGGGCCGCCGAAGGGGGCGCTGCACGGTCATCGCGTGTTGCTCGGCCATTTGCCGGGGTTTCAGTTTCACCACCACTTCCTGCCGAAACCGGGCGACCGCATGTGGACGCCGGCCGATTGGGCCTGGGCCGGCGGGCTCCTGAATGCGCTTCTGCCGTCGCTGTTCTTCGGCGTGCCGGTTGTCTCTTCGCCGGCGCAGAAATTCGACCCGCACATGGCTTTCCGGATCATGCAGGATATGGATGTGCGCAACGCCTTCATTCCGCCGACCGCATTGAGGCTTCTCAGATCGGTCGAGCGACCGCGCGAGCGCTATCGCCTCAGTCTCCGAACCATCGGCTCGGCGGGCGAAGCGCTCGGGCGCGAGACCTATGAATGGGCGAAGGCGGCGCTCGGCATCGAGGTCAGCGAATTCTACGGGCAGACGGAGTGCAACATCGTCATCTCCTCGGCGGCCGATCTCAACGTTCTGAAGCCCGGCTCGATGGGCAAGGCAGTGCCGGGGCACGAGGTCGCGATCATAGACCGGAAAGGAAGCGTCCTGCCGCCGGGAACGGTTGGCCAGGTGGCGATCAAGCGTCCCGATCCGGTGATGTTCCTCGGCTACTGGAAGAACGGCAAGGCGACGGAGGCGAAATTCATCGGCGACTGGATGACGACCGGCGATCAGGGAGTCATGGACGATGAAGGTTATTTCACATTTTTCGGCCGCGATGACGACGTCATCACCTCGTCGGGCTACCGCATCGGCCCGGGGGAGATCGAGGATTGCCTGGTGGGACACCCCCACATCCAGATGGCGGCGGCGGTCGGCAGCCCGGACCCGGTCCGCACCGAGATCGTCAAAGCCTACGTGGTGCTGAAGCCCGGCGTTGCCGCCGACGAAGGGACCGCGGCCGATATCCGCGACTGGGTGAAGAACCGGCTCTCGATGCATGAATATCCGCGCGAGATCGAGTTCGTCGATAGCCTGCCGCTGACGACCTCCGGCAAGGTGATCCGACGGCTCTTGCGCGAAAGAGCGGTGCCGGAGGCGGTCAGAAACCGATAA
- a CDS encoding disulfide bond formation protein B → MIEASVAQRQQFTLAVLVTLGMTATVGGALGFEHIGGYIPCALCLLQRDPYYYGIPLGILAILTSVLKLPAWTTRTVLVLVGILMLVGAGIGVFHAGAEWHFWDGPSTCATTAQGISSDVGDLLGDLDAKHAPSCTEAALRVFGLSFAGWNVIASLILAAIALRGAARA, encoded by the coding sequence ATGATCGAAGCGTCCGTAGCCCAGCGCCAGCAGTTCACCTTAGCAGTGCTCGTCACGCTCGGCATGACGGCGACCGTCGGCGGCGCCCTCGGCTTCGAGCATATCGGCGGCTACATTCCTTGTGCGCTCTGCCTTCTGCAGCGCGATCCCTATTACTACGGCATCCCGCTCGGCATCCTCGCTATCCTTACAAGCGTATTGAAGCTGCCGGCCTGGACGACGCGCACCGTGCTCGTGCTCGTCGGCATACTGATGCTCGTCGGCGCCGGGATCGGCGTCTTTCACGCCGGAGCGGAATGGCATTTCTGGGACGGCCCCTCGACCTGCGCCACCACCGCGCAAGGCATTTCCTCCGATGTCGGCGATCTGCTCGGCGATCTCGACGCCAAGCATGCCCCCTCCTGCACGGAAGCGGCGCTGCGTGTCTTCGGACTGTCCTTCGCCGGATGGAATGTGATCGCGAGCCTCATCCTCGCCGCAATTGCGCTTCGCGGCGCCGCCAGGGCCTGA
- a CDS encoding HNH endonuclease codes for MTIAVSPQALPALVLNADYRPLSYYPLSLWSWQDAIKAVFLDRVIILAEYEHSVSSPSFSMRLPSVVCLKSYVQPSRFPAFTRFNVFLRDKFECQYCGSPDDLTFDHVIPRAHGGQTTWENVVAACSPCNLRKGSKLPKQASMFPHQRPYQPTVQDLHNNGRLFPPNHLHDSWMDYLYWDVELQP; via the coding sequence TTGACGATTGCAGTCTCACCTCAGGCTCTTCCGGCGCTTGTCTTGAACGCCGATTACAGGCCCTTGAGTTATTATCCCTTGTCGCTCTGGTCCTGGCAGGACGCGATCAAGGCGGTCTTTCTCGACCGTGTCATTATTCTCGCCGAATACGAACATTCCGTCTCGTCGCCAAGCTTTTCCATGCGGCTGCCGAGCGTCGTCTGTCTGAAGAGCTATGTCCAGCCTTCGCGCTTCCCGGCCTTCACCCGGTTCAATGTCTTCCTGCGCGACAAGTTCGAGTGCCAGTATTGCGGATCGCCGGACGATCTGACCTTCGACCATGTGATTCCGCGGGCGCATGGCGGCCAGACGACCTGGGAGAATGTCGTGGCGGCGTGTTCGCCCTGCAATCTGCGCAAGGGCAGCAAGCTGCCGAAGCAAGCCAGCATGTTCCCGCACCAGAGGCCCTATCAGCCGACGGTGCAGGATCTGCACAACAATGGCCGGCTCTTCCCGCCGAACCATCTGCATGACAGCTGGATGGACTATCTCTACTGGGATGTCGAACTGCAGCCGTAA